From Puniceicoccaceae bacterium, the proteins below share one genomic window:
- a CDS encoding ThuA domain-containing protein, with product MNAQDAQPKPEPIHVLVTTKTGGFRHDSIPEAIKAFVEMGQERNWNITFTEDSSLFTPELLARMDAVVFLLTSGEIFEDAQREAIEEFVRQGGGLFGVHSGGTDTEYNWPWLRARIRAKFVSHPPVCEAELIIEDRDHPATRHYESDRVLVEDEIYSFDENPREHVQVLISVDEDSYDVDNNPWFKNVTSHAMGDHPLVWYQEWEAGRVIQTALGHTNEQYRDASFRAQLAGALEWAVGRE from the coding sequence ATGAATGCACAAGATGCTCAACCGAAGCCCGAACCGATCCACGTTCTGGTCACGACCAAAACCGGAGGGTTTCGTCATGATTCCATTCCCGAGGCGATCAAGGCCTTCGTGGAGATGGGGCAGGAGCGCAACTGGAACATCACCTTCACCGAAGATTCGAGCCTGTTCACTCCAGAACTGCTGGCGCGCATGGACGCAGTAGTCTTTCTGTTGACCTCAGGTGAGATTTTTGAGGATGCACAGCGCGAGGCAATTGAGGAGTTCGTGCGCCAGGGAGGTGGACTCTTCGGGGTGCACAGTGGTGGTACGGATACGGAATACAATTGGCCCTGGCTGCGTGCGCGCATCCGTGCGAAATTTGTTTCGCATCCACCCGTCTGCGAGGCGGAACTCATCATTGAGGATCGCGATCACCCTGCGACGCGCCATTACGAATCGGATCGTGTGCTCGTGGAAGATGAAATCTACAGCTTTGATGAAAATCCGCGCGAGCACGTACAGGTGTTGATCTCGGTGGATGAAGACAGCTACGACGTGGATAACAACCCGTGGTTCAAGAACGTGACCTCCCATGCGATGGGGGATCATCCACTGGTGTGGTATCAGGAATGGGAAGCTGGGCGCGTGATCCAGACGGCGCTTGGACACACCAACGAACAGTACCGCGATGCCAGCTTTCGGGCGCAGCTTGCTGGTGCGCTCGAGTGGGCAGTTGGACGAGAGTAG
- a CDS encoding redoxin domain-containing protein, translated as MNYPAALRLGVLRMAFAAGWPLCLLNALQASFTPDPKELPEQSVQTLEIGASMPDFRLPDLEGNWVSSDEFAEAEVLVILFTCNHCPTAQAYEDRIIEYVEDYRDRGVQVVGVMPNSVLGLLLEECGYSDLNDSFPEMKIRAQHKGYNFPYLYDGDDHRMSVKFGPSTTPQVFVFDAERRLQYVGRMDAHERPGTGQAEDLRNATDALLAGETPELQQTRAFGCSVKWAWKLDWTRKVNADWAAKPVTLDDLDMAEMQELLANDSDSLRLINFWATWCAPCVIEYPDFVDTHRMYSGRDFEFISVSMDRPDQRGKVLKFLDEANSAVRNFIFTGADKFAFMEAVSADWNGALPFTLLVEPGGEVVWSCQGPVDFLELRRVIVDHELIGRYY; from the coding sequence ATGAACTACCCCGCTGCGTTACGTTTGGGTGTCCTTCGCATGGCGTTTGCCGCTGGATGGCCACTGTGTCTGTTGAATGCACTGCAGGCGTCCTTTACGCCCGATCCGAAGGAACTGCCGGAGCAAAGCGTGCAAACCCTTGAAATTGGAGCATCCATGCCCGATTTCCGCTTGCCGGATCTGGAAGGGAACTGGGTGAGTTCGGATGAATTTGCGGAAGCCGAGGTGCTGGTGATTCTGTTCACCTGCAACCACTGTCCGACGGCGCAGGCCTACGAGGACCGCATCATCGAATACGTGGAGGACTACCGGGACAGGGGAGTGCAGGTCGTCGGCGTGATGCCCAACAGCGTATTGGGGTTGTTGCTCGAGGAGTGTGGCTACTCGGACCTGAATGATTCCTTCCCTGAGATGAAGATTCGGGCGCAGCACAAAGGCTATAACTTTCCCTATCTCTATGATGGGGATGACCACCGCATGTCGGTGAAATTTGGTCCGTCGACCACTCCACAAGTGTTTGTGTTTGATGCGGAGCGACGGCTGCAGTATGTCGGTCGCATGGATGCCCACGAGCGGCCCGGGACGGGTCAGGCCGAGGATTTGCGCAACGCTACCGACGCATTGCTTGCGGGAGAAACCCCCGAGCTGCAGCAGACGCGCGCCTTTGGATGCTCGGTGAAATGGGCGTGGAAACTGGACTGGACGCGCAAAGTCAATGCGGATTGGGCGGCAAAGCCAGTGACTCTCGATGATCTCGACATGGCGGAAATGCAGGAGCTGTTGGCCAATGATTCGGACTCGCTGCGCCTGATCAACTTCTGGGCGACCTGGTGTGCGCCATGCGTGATCGAATACCCTGATTTTGTGGATACGCATCGCATGTATTCCGGGCGTGATTTTGAGTTCATTTCGGTGTCCATGGATCGGCCGGATCAGCGCGGGAAGGTTCTCAAGTTTCTGGATGAAGCGAATTCGGCGGTGCGTAACTTCATTTTCACCGGAGCCGACAAATTTGCGTTTATGGAAGCGGTGAGCGCGGACTGGAACGGAGCGCTGCCCTTCACCCTGCTGGTGGAACCCGGTGGCGAAGTGGTATGGAGTTGCCAGGGTCCCGTGGACTTCCTGGAACTGCGCCGCGTCATTGTGGATCATGAGCTGATCGGTCGATACTATTGA
- a CDS encoding MoxR family ATPase yields the protein MQPASLTALFQQLQGIIRGKDDAIRDAITCLLAGGHLLIEDIPGVGKTTLAYAVATSIGGRFSRIQFTNDMLPSDVLGVSIYQEKTEKFEFHPGPIFANVVLADEINRTSPKTQSSLLECMERSRISIEGNAMDLPSPFMVIATQNPLDYEGTFPLPENQLDRFLMRISMGYPDPAVEKEILQHAEPHYDAISVEPVLQHNDVLELQSRCREIFVEDSMLDYLLRWVHATREHARFRIGISTRGAIALKRVSQARALLAGRNFVIPEDVEASIVPVFAHRILPEFSHPDSNARAVADELQMLQGKIPPP from the coding sequence ATGCAACCCGCCTCCCTGACGGCCCTTTTTCAACAACTGCAAGGCATCATCCGTGGCAAGGATGACGCCATTCGCGATGCCATCACCTGCCTGCTCGCAGGCGGGCACCTGCTCATCGAGGACATTCCCGGAGTTGGCAAAACCACGCTCGCCTACGCAGTCGCAACATCCATCGGAGGTCGCTTCTCCCGCATTCAATTCACCAACGACATGCTGCCTTCCGATGTGTTGGGGGTCTCGATCTATCAGGAAAAAACAGAGAAGTTTGAGTTCCACCCGGGTCCCATCTTCGCCAACGTAGTTCTCGCGGACGAGATCAACCGCACGTCACCCAAAACCCAGTCCAGTCTACTCGAATGCATGGAGCGCAGTCGCATTTCGATTGAGGGAAACGCCATGGATCTGCCATCGCCCTTCATGGTCATTGCAACACAGAACCCACTTGACTACGAGGGCACTTTCCCCCTGCCGGAAAACCAGCTCGACCGCTTCCTCATGCGCATCTCCATGGGTTATCCCGATCCCGCCGTTGAGAAGGAGATCCTGCAACACGCTGAGCCGCACTATGACGCCATTTCGGTCGAACCCGTGCTGCAGCACAACGATGTGCTCGAACTTCAATCCCGCTGCCGTGAGATTTTTGTCGAAGACTCCATGCTCGACTACCTGCTGCGCTGGGTGCATGCCACCCGCGAACATGCGCGCTTTCGCATCGGTATCAGCACCCGCGGAGCCATTGCACTCAAGCGCGTCAGCCAGGCACGCGCACTGCTCGCAGGCCGCAATTTTGTGATTCCCGAAGATGTGGAAGCGAGCATTGTTCCCGTCTTCGCCCACCGCATCCTGCCAGAGTTCAGCCATCCCGATTCCAATGCCCGGGCGGTGGCAGACGAACTTCAGATGCTCCAGGGAAAAATTCCGCCACCTTGA
- a CDS encoding DUF58 domain-containing protein, giving the protein MKSTRAQSWMDRMPTRLSKAGWWYLGAVTLTSMAAYQSGSNVLFLALACLLSALLLNGLLSWWNFSHIAFRNLRVSRCRAGVPGSLQLDFRDLKRALPSLGLIAVIEVEGTHLREVIRLRHSLPVRSQSANEWTLCSLPWQTPARGWHRIRLRQIESTFPFGLLLKVFPQSLSHETIVWPAPTREPLPCLPLQSSGSSNLRDESAVQSRWGSPSPEIAGLRNYRHGDPVRTIHWRKSAQLRRPTVLERPGSTAPQPTCVCFDFHSSHFLDESQLHTYCSRIAHWIELQLGYSPLLEVSLHDQPPLLLHGESALHRLLDALARIEPQAHALPSHTRGQPPHVLTPVHLQPTL; this is encoded by the coding sequence TTGAAGTCCACACGTGCCCAGTCCTGGATGGATCGCATGCCCACCCGTCTGAGCAAGGCGGGCTGGTGGTATCTCGGTGCCGTCACTCTCACGTCCATGGCTGCCTACCAGTCGGGCAGCAACGTGCTGTTCCTTGCACTGGCTTGCCTGCTCAGTGCCCTGCTGCTCAATGGACTGCTCTCCTGGTGGAATTTCAGCCACATCGCATTCCGGAATCTAAGGGTCAGCCGGTGTCGGGCAGGTGTACCGGGATCCCTCCAGCTCGACTTTCGGGATCTCAAGCGCGCTCTGCCTTCGCTGGGACTGATCGCGGTCATCGAGGTCGAAGGTACTCACCTCCGTGAAGTGATTCGCCTGCGGCACTCGCTGCCTGTCCGCAGCCAGTCTGCAAATGAGTGGACGCTCTGCTCGCTTCCCTGGCAAACCCCTGCTCGTGGGTGGCACCGCATCCGGCTGCGCCAGATCGAGTCCACCTTTCCGTTTGGCCTGCTGCTCAAGGTGTTTCCCCAATCCCTGAGTCACGAAACCATCGTCTGGCCAGCGCCGACCCGCGAACCCCTGCCCTGCCTTCCCCTTCAATCCAGCGGCTCTTCCAACCTGCGGGATGAGTCGGCAGTTCAATCCCGATGGGGTTCCCCCAGTCCTGAAATCGCAGGCCTGCGCAACTATCGCCACGGTGATCCCGTGCGCACGATTCACTGGCGCAAGTCCGCGCAGTTGCGACGACCCACCGTGCTGGAGCGTCCCGGAAGCACCGCACCCCAACCCACTTGCGTCTGTTTCGACTTCCACAGCTCCCACTTTCTGGACGAGTCGCAGCTGCACACTTACTGCTCCCGCATCGCACACTGGATCGAACTGCAGCTCGGATACTCACCCCTGCTGGAGGTCTCGCTGCACGATCAACCACCCCTGCTGCTGCATGGCGAATCCGCCCTGCACCGCCTGCTCGATGCACTCGCCCGGATCGAACCTCAGGCACATGCCCTGCCTTCGCATACAAGGGGGCAACCCCCACACGTTCTGACTCCCGTCCACCTGCAACCCACCCTCTGA
- a CDS encoding DUF3488 and transglutaminase-like domain-containing protein — translation MATPAPPLSSTDLLRIRFWLTQTVLLIALGGILSEGISQSPLLIALIVFLGLSLAFPRITGLLSRRWMPALSVVLIGGIVIDVALHWPAILDPMLRAGLLILWTRTLFYRTARESMQLLFLALFLIMLNGVLSISISYAVQLIAFSPLAMILLMLNSMRNPADPECLTHADWRSFQATRFLRQLRHAIHPHLFALIALCAVFMLLSISLIFLVLPRFHLRQWLPSLSVPGVALSGFSEQFSLGAVRQIVLDPSVAFRVEIPNPDSLPANPYWRMLVLDVYENGQFFKSDKTAQRLRSTELFESDHFLSNRMIEDPQSFSGENWDVFLEGSVSRFLPIPGSFRAIQFQSVQLLTIDPVFSTFSLRQPSSQLTTFRLRHVDADTPFRASALDALLTDPEWRAIQLQSNDAQSLTEYPQSTLSARLSTADANYLAEVVEQLRSVPNDGSLNDPTRAYVNHVIRYLHDRHSYSLRATPGRSSASSRDPMIAWMQSGSSGHCEYFAAAAVLLCRANGIPARMVTGFAGGEWNRDRTLFTVRNLHAHAWCEVFDLSGQWLRVDPTPPGWQAAHNLEDEGSFARGFAFWQDWIESLKLQYYRHVVGFDGQSQFDLAHQLAQQWRKLSDPLQRLSRTWGRWFPNQSPSEQTGFDSEQPSRELPQLLPLLGFAILTVLFVLLLFTLLPARLRQPLNREQHIRQHAGKLLQRYQLLPTSNPQLTLHLQTLRFGPTPSWPDPKTTFHQTRREIRRNRR, via the coding sequence ATGGCCACACCCGCACCACCCCTGAGTTCCACCGATCTCCTGCGCATCCGTTTCTGGCTCACGCAAACTGTGCTGCTGATCGCACTCGGGGGCATCCTTTCCGAGGGCATCAGCCAATCCCCCCTGCTCATCGCACTGATCGTCTTTCTAGGCCTGAGTCTTGCCTTTCCCCGCATCACAGGTCTGCTGTCCCGACGCTGGATGCCCGCACTCTCCGTCGTGCTGATCGGCGGCATCGTCATCGATGTTGCCCTGCACTGGCCCGCCATCCTCGATCCCATGCTGCGCGCGGGTCTGCTCATCCTCTGGACGCGCACCCTCTTCTACCGTACCGCTCGCGAGTCAATGCAGCTGCTCTTCCTCGCCCTCTTTCTCATCATGCTCAACGGCGTGCTCAGCATCTCGATCAGCTATGCCGTTCAACTGATTGCCTTCAGCCCGCTGGCGATGATCCTGCTCATGCTCAACAGCATGCGCAACCCAGCCGACCCCGAATGCCTGACTCACGCGGATTGGCGATCCTTTCAGGCCACGCGTTTTCTTCGACAACTTCGGCACGCCATTCACCCCCACCTATTCGCACTGATCGCGCTGTGTGCAGTGTTCATGCTGCTGTCAATCAGCCTGATCTTTCTCGTGTTGCCGCGCTTTCACCTACGCCAGTGGCTACCTTCGCTGAGTGTTCCCGGTGTCGCACTCTCTGGCTTTAGCGAGCAGTTTTCACTCGGTGCCGTACGCCAGATCGTGCTCGATCCATCAGTCGCCTTTCGCGTCGAAATCCCCAACCCCGACTCCCTGCCTGCCAACCCCTACTGGCGCATGCTCGTGCTCGATGTCTACGAAAACGGACAATTCTTCAAGTCCGACAAAACCGCTCAACGCCTGCGCTCCACCGAACTGTTTGAGTCCGATCATTTCCTTTCGAACCGCATGATTGAAGATCCCCAATCCTTCAGCGGGGAAAACTGGGATGTTTTCCTCGAGGGTTCCGTCAGCCGCTTCCTGCCGATACCGGGCAGTTTTCGCGCCATTCAATTCCAAAGCGTGCAACTGCTCACCATTGATCCGGTCTTTTCCACCTTTTCCCTGCGACAACCCTCCAGCCAGCTGACCACCTTCCGTCTGCGCCATGTTGACGCCGACACTCCCTTCCGTGCCTCCGCACTCGATGCATTGCTCACCGACCCCGAGTGGCGTGCGATCCAACTGCAATCGAACGATGCCCAATCCCTCACGGAATACCCACAATCGACGCTCTCAGCCAGGCTGAGCACTGCCGACGCCAACTACCTCGCCGAGGTTGTCGAGCAGCTTCGCTCCGTTCCGAATGATGGATCGCTAAACGATCCCACCCGCGCCTACGTGAACCATGTGATCCGCTACCTGCACGACCGCCACTCCTACAGTCTGCGCGCGACTCCCGGTCGCTCGTCAGCCTCGAGCCGCGATCCCATGATCGCCTGGATGCAGTCCGGCAGCTCCGGGCACTGCGAATACTTTGCAGCTGCCGCCGTGCTGCTCTGCCGTGCCAACGGCATCCCGGCCCGCATGGTCACGGGCTTTGCCGGAGGCGAGTGGAATCGGGACCGTACCCTCTTCACCGTGCGCAACCTGCACGCCCATGCCTGGTGTGAGGTCTTCGACCTGTCAGGGCAGTGGTTGCGCGTCGATCCCACTCCACCCGGCTGGCAGGCAGCGCACAACCTCGAGGACGAGGGCAGCTTTGCACGCGGATTTGCATTCTGGCAGGACTGGATCGAATCCCTCAAATTGCAATACTACCGTCATGTTGTGGGCTTCGATGGACAGAGCCAGTTCGATCTGGCCCACCAACTTGCACAGCAATGGCGCAAGCTCTCCGATCCACTCCAACGCCTTTCACGCACCTGGGGTCGCTGGTTCCCCAACCAATCCCCATCCGAGCAGACCGGATTCGACTCCGAACAACCCTCTCGCGAACTCCCACAACTCCTTCCGCTGCTGGGCTTCGCCATACTGACCGTCCTGTTCGTCCTGCTGCTGTTCACCCTGCTCCCGGCACGTCTCCGTCAACCCCTAAACCGCGAGCAACACATTCGCCAACACGCTGGCAAACTGCTGCAGCGCTACCAGCTCCTGCCCACTTCCAACCCTCAGCTCACCCTTCATCTGCAAACCCTTCGCTTCGGTCCCACCCCCTCCTGGCCCGACCCCAAAACCACCTTCCACCAGACCCGGCGCGAAATCCGCCGCAACCGCCGCTGA
- a CDS encoding type II toxin-antitoxin system VapC family toxin, which translates to MNILLDTCAILFLSTDDPCVTPSVRKALDHANSVCVSPISAAELACLQERKRIALPTHWKIWFRQAVYHNGWHVIDISMAIAEESYSLPDTFHPDPADRILTATARLHNLRLLTTDRKILDYPHVTASW; encoded by the coding sequence ATGAACATTCTGCTCGATACCTGTGCCATCCTGTTCCTGAGCACCGACGACCCGTGCGTTACGCCGAGCGTTCGCAAGGCACTGGATCACGCAAACTCGGTGTGTGTTTCGCCCATCTCCGCTGCCGAGCTGGCATGCCTGCAAGAGCGCAAGCGAATCGCACTGCCGACGCACTGGAAAATCTGGTTTCGCCAAGCGGTGTATCACAATGGCTGGCATGTCATCGACATTTCCATGGCCATCGCCGAAGAGTCATACTCCTTGCCCGACACCTTTCATCCCGATCCCGCTGATCGCATCCTCACCGCCACCGCCCGATTGCACAACTTGCGCCTGCTGACCACAGATCGAAAAATCCTCGATTATCCCCACGTCACCGCCAGCTGGTAA
- a CDS encoding DUF6364 family protein, giving the protein MKTRITLTVDPKVSHRAKDVARRQGISLSALVEKLLTETSSPLPKERPTTFSQRWKGQMQLTDQTDERASRLRAKYQLTE; this is encoded by the coding sequence ATGAAAACTCGAATCACCTTAACCGTCGACCCCAAGGTGTCGCATCGGGCCAAGGATGTTGCCCGGCGTCAAGGGATCAGTCTGTCCGCCTTGGTGGAGAAACTCCTGACCGAGACGTCCAGTCCTCTCCCGAAGGAACGCCCTACCACTTTTTCCCAACGCTGGAAGGGACAGATGCAACTGACCGACCAGACGGACGAACGGGCTTCACGTCTCCGTGCCAAATACCAACTGACCGAGTGA
- a CDS encoding PIN domain-containing protein, translated as MRLFIDTDILLDVLMERKPHFDGSARVLDWGENHPGQCAVSWHGLANIHYLSKNGAWGFIKELTDFCVIPGTGTTEMKRALEFGFRDLEDAMQVSAALLFSAQLIVTRNLSDFKQSPIKAVSPEDPSLFL; from the coding sequence ATGCGCCTTTTCATCGATACGGACATTTTGCTCGATGTCTTAATGGAACGGAAACCCCACTTTGACGGGAGCGCCCGAGTGCTGGACTGGGGCGAAAACCACCCTGGACAATGTGCAGTCTCCTGGCATGGCTTGGCCAACATCCACTACCTGAGCAAAAATGGAGCCTGGGGGTTCATCAAAGAACTCACTGACTTTTGCGTGATTCCCGGCACCGGAACGACCGAAATGAAGCGGGCACTCGAATTCGGATTCAGAGACCTCGAAGATGCCATGCAGGTTTCAGCTGCTCTGCTCTTCAGTGCCCAACTCATCGTTACCCGCAACCTTTCCGACTTCAAACAGTCCCCCATCAAAGCCGTGTCCCCCGAAGATCCATCTCTGTTTCTCTAG
- a CDS encoding AbrB/MazE/SpoVT family DNA-binding domain-containing protein, with amino-acid sequence MLSSKVTKKGQTTLPKRIREALHLQSGESVVYHLRGNDVLIRRHPGVGAAFGILKPKQPVDIDQARQEGRKHWVEEISKEGTSSDA; translated from the coding sequence ATGCTGTCTTCCAAAGTGACAAAAAAAGGACAAACTACTTTGCCCAAACGAATCAGGGAGGCCTTGCATCTTCAATCCGGGGAATCAGTCGTGTACCATCTTCGTGGTAATGATGTGTTGATCCGACGGCACCCAGGTGTCGGAGCAGCCTTTGGAATATTAAAACCCAAGCAGCCAGTCGATATCGATCAGGCGCGCCAGGAGGGCCGCAAGCATTGGGTTGAAGAGATTTCCAAGGAAGGAACTAGCAGTGATGCGTGA
- a CDS encoding PIN domain-containing protein, which yields MREVLVDTNFLVRFITGEPLSQAEIAKKLMLEAESGSARITIVPLVVAEVVFVLTGRVYGFPPVSVRDALILLLESPSIHVIERDVLLQALHTFVKKKVDFVDAYVASMAASKGCEVATFDQDFRKFSNLKVFNLDNT from the coding sequence ATGCGTGAGGTTCTCGTGGATACGAATTTCCTGGTTCGCTTCATCACTGGCGAACCGCTATCCCAAGCCGAGATCGCAAAAAAATTGATGCTTGAGGCTGAATCTGGCAGCGCTCGCATCACCATCGTTCCACTCGTTGTCGCTGAAGTCGTTTTTGTGCTGACAGGGCGTGTCTACGGTTTTCCACCGGTGTCTGTACGAGATGCACTGATTCTGCTCCTTGAAAGTCCTTCCATTCATGTCATTGAGCGGGATGTGTTGCTTCAGGCTTTGCATACTTTTGTGAAGAAGAAAGTCGATTTTGTGGACGCATATGTTGCATCAATGGCAGCATCAAAAGGCTGTGAGGTTGCGACGTTCGATCAAGATTTCAGGAAATTCAGCAATTTGAAGGTGTTCAATCTGGACAACACGTGA
- a CDS encoding LL-diaminopimelate aminotransferase has product MTAPFIQNLYADRIGGKMFGKSTEIYKFEKIKRAKRAARKEKPDVALIDMGVGEPDEMAFPEVVQALQEAATDPANRGYADNGSDSFKQAAVKYMESVFGVKGLNAETDVVHSIGSKAALSLIPLCFVNEDDYVLMTTPGYPVFGTHSQYIGGKVYNLPLKEEHDFLPDLDAIPKKVLKKAKVLVINYPNNPTGASATLEFFEKVVDFAKDNQLIVIQDAAYAALVFDGNPISILQVEGAKDVAIELHSLSKSFNMTGWRIGFVVGCPGIVSAYAAVKDNSDSGQFLAIQKAAEAALANPWITERIAAKYSRRMDQLIQALSGAGFSPKKPRGSFFLYVPAPKSAEGPNGTETFESGEAFSQWLIHNELISTVPWDNEGAFVRFSVTFEAQGEENEKRVLEELGSRLSKYRFEF; this is encoded by the coding sequence ATGACGGCTCCATTCATTCAAAACCTGTATGCTGACCGCATCGGAGGGAAAATGTTCGGTAAATCCACCGAAATTTACAAGTTTGAGAAGATCAAACGCGCCAAGCGGGCAGCCCGTAAGGAAAAACCCGACGTAGCCCTCATCGACATGGGTGTTGGCGAACCGGACGAAATGGCCTTCCCTGAGGTCGTTCAGGCCTTGCAGGAAGCAGCAACCGACCCGGCCAACCGCGGCTACGCTGACAATGGTTCCGACAGCTTTAAGCAGGCGGCCGTGAAATACATGGAATCCGTCTTTGGGGTCAAGGGACTCAACGCAGAAACCGATGTCGTTCACTCCATCGGTTCCAAGGCTGCGCTCTCGCTCATCCCGCTCTGTTTTGTCAATGAGGATGACTACGTGCTGATGACCACACCTGGTTACCCCGTCTTTGGCACGCACAGCCAGTACATCGGTGGCAAGGTCTACAATCTGCCACTCAAGGAAGAGCACGACTTTCTGCCCGACCTTGATGCGATTCCGAAAAAGGTGCTCAAGAAGGCAAAGGTGCTGGTGATCAACTATCCCAACAACCCGACCGGTGCCTCCGCAACGCTCGAGTTCTTCGAAAAAGTGGTCGATTTTGCCAAGGACAATCAATTGATCGTGATCCAGGACGCCGCCTATGCCGCACTGGTCTTTGATGGCAACCCGATTTCCATCCTTCAGGTCGAAGGGGCAAAGGATGTTGCGATCGAGCTGCACTCGCTCTCCAAGTCCTTCAACATGACTGGCTGGCGCATCGGATTCGTCGTCGGCTGCCCAGGCATCGTCAGTGCCTACGCCGCCGTCAAGGACAACTCCGATTCCGGACAGTTCCTCGCGATCCAGAAGGCAGCCGAAGCCGCGCTCGCCAATCCGTGGATCACAGAGCGCATCGCCGCCAAATACTCACGACGCATGGATCAGCTCATCCAGGCACTCTCGGGTGCCGGATTCTCCCCCAAAAAACCGCGTGGCAGTTTTTTCCTCTACGTTCCCGCACCCAAATCTGCGGAGGGTCCGAACGGAACGGAAACGTTTGAAAGCGGTGAAGCATTCAGCCAGTGGCTCATCCACAACGAACTCATCAGCACCGTTCCCTGGGACAACGAGGGTGCCTTTGTTCGCTTCTCGGTCACCTTTGAAGCGCAGGGCGAAGAAAATGAAAAGCGCGTGCTCGAAGAACTCGGGAGCCGCCTGAGCAAATACCGATTTGAGTTCTAA
- a CDS encoding sulfide/dihydroorotate dehydrogenase-like FAD/NAD-binding protein produces the protein MARILFKRQLSEDVFQMRLEAPLIAEERKAGQFIILQVNDTYGERIPLTIADADTEEGSITLIFQRVGKTTLELSKLEVGEEVPHLVGPLGQPTHIEKLGRVVVVGGGIGVAPAFPIAQAMKAAGNHLTVIMGARNRDLIIMKEEMQSIADELILCTDDGSAGRKALVTEPLKESCESATPPNLVVAIGPPVMMKFCAKTTEPYKVPTVVSLNTIMVDGTGMCGGCRVNVGGEVKFVCVDGPEFDGHQVDFDNMMRRLQSYKSQETDKAHTCRITGQTR, from the coding sequence ATGGCACGGATTTTATTCAAACGACAACTCTCCGAGGATGTCTTCCAGATGCGCCTCGAGGCTCCCCTGATCGCGGAGGAGCGCAAGGCGGGGCAATTCATCATCCTGCAGGTGAATGACACCTACGGGGAGCGCATCCCGCTCACCATCGCAGATGCGGACACAGAGGAAGGCAGCATCACCCTCATTTTTCAGCGCGTTGGCAAGACCACGCTCGAACTGTCCAAATTGGAGGTGGGTGAAGAAGTGCCGCATCTCGTCGGTCCGCTCGGACAACCCACCCACATTGAAAAACTGGGACGGGTGGTCGTGGTCGGTGGTGGCATCGGTGTGGCGCCAGCCTTCCCCATCGCGCAGGCGATGAAGGCCGCAGGCAACCACCTGACTGTGATCATGGGTGCGCGCAACCGGGATCTCATCATCATGAAGGAAGAGATGCAGTCGATTGCGGACGAGCTGATCCTCTGCACCGACGACGGAAGCGCGGGGCGCAAGGCACTGGTCACCGAACCGTTGAAGGAATCCTGCGAGTCCGCCACACCCCCAAATCTGGTGGTCGCCATCGGTCCACCCGTCATGATGAAGTTCTGCGCCAAAACGACAGAACCCTACAAGGTTCCCACCGTAGTCTCGCTCAACACCATCATGGTCGACGGCACAGGCATGTGCGGAGGCTGTCGCGTCAACGTCGGCGGTGAGGTCAAGTTCGTCTGTGTCGACGGCCCCGAGTTTGACGGACATCAGGTGGACTTCGACAACATGATGCGTCGCCTGCAGTCCTACAAATCCCAGGAAACTGACAAAGCCCACACCTGCCGCATCACCGGCCAAACCCGCTAA
- a CDS encoding GxxExxY protein → MELIYKEECYSIVGAAFEVFNELGSGFLEAVYQDALNCEFNNQSIPFVEKPKLQIQFKGITLNSYYSPDFVVYSKIIVEIKAVKSILDEHRAQTLNYLKATGLKLAVLINFGNPKKLEYERLLF, encoded by the coding sequence ATGGAGTTGATCTATAAGGAAGAATGTTACTCCATTGTCGGAGCCGCCTTTGAGGTCTTCAATGAACTTGGATCGGGTTTTTTGGAGGCAGTCTACCAGGATGCACTGAACTGTGAATTCAACAATCAGAGTATTCCCTTTGTGGAAAAGCCCAAGCTACAGATTCAGTTTAAGGGGATAACGCTCAATTCCTACTATTCTCCCGATTTTGTGGTTTATTCCAAAATCATCGTCGAAATCAAAGCGGTAAAGTCGATTCTCGATGAGCATCGGGCCCAAACACTCAACTACCTCAAAGCAACGGGTCTTAAACTCGCAGTCCTCATCAATTTTGGAAATCCGAAAAAATTAGAATACGAACGACTCCTTTTCTAG